One stretch of Prunus persica cultivar Lovell chromosome G1, Prunus_persica_NCBIv2, whole genome shotgun sequence DNA includes these proteins:
- the LOC109947157 gene encoding uncharacterized protein LOC109947157, whose product MAGSSSSELRTPVFNGENYEFWSIRMKTILKSHGLWDLVEHGFDASDPKKEKGKEEGSKAAEEEKSTSAEILMKDARALGLIQGAVSDQIFPRIVNEETSKGAWDILKQEFRGDKQVRSVKLQGLRREFEYTRMKDSESLSGYVAKLFDLINQMKSYGEELPRERVVQKLLISLPRSYDSICSVIEHSKDLDTLEIQEVVASLKNFELRLDRHTENSTEKAFTSLNIKSKSSKNGSSSGGNKSQRNWKENGKNWNNKSNSNPKPNASNDGTKTPCKHCEKLHYGKCWFEGKPKCRGCGKFGHMVRDCHGNQPVQKVNYANQVEVTGTLFYACNVVTGTILGMWTVVVVTT is encoded by the coding sequence ATGGCAGGATCAAGCTCTTCTGAGCTTCGTACACCAGTTTTCAATGGAGAAAACTATGAGTTTTGGAGCATTCGAATGAAGACCATTCTGAAATCTCATGGACTGTGGGATTTGGTTGAACATGGTTTTGATGCTTCAGAtccaaagaaggaaaaaggaaaggaagaaggaTCTAAAGCTGCTGAAGAAGAGAAGTCTACATCGGCTGAGATTTTGATGAAAGATGCTCGTGCACTTGGACTGATCCAAGGTGCAGTCTCAGACCAAATTTTTCCCAGAATAGTGAATGAAGAAACCTCAAAAGGTGCATGGGATATTCTGAAGCAGGAGTTTAGAGGCGATAAACAGGTACGAAGTGTGAAGCTACAAGGCTTACGTAGAGAGTTTGAATACACTCGTATGAAGGATAGTGAGTCATTATCTGGTTATGTTGCTAAACTGTTTGatctaattaatcaaatgaaaagTTATGGTGAAGAGTTACCTAGAGAAAGAGTTGTGCAGAAATTACTTATTAGCTTGCCTAGATCTTATGACTCTATATGTTCTGTGATTGAGCATTCAAAGGATCTTGACACTCTTGAAATTCAAGAAGTGGTTGCGTCTCTCAAGAACTTTGAGCTCAGATTGGATAGGCACACTGAAAATTCCACAGAAAAGGCTTTTACTAGCCTGAACATAAAGAGTAAAAGCTCTAAGAATGGAAGTTCTTCTGGAGGTAACAAGTCCCAGAGGAACTGGAAGGAAAATGGGAAGAATTGGAATAACAAGTCCAATTCTAATCCCAAACCAAATGCATCAAATGATGGAACTAAAACACCTTGCAAGCACTGTGAAAAACTGCACTATGGCAAGTGCTGGTTTGAAGGAAAACCAAAATGCAGAGGATGTGGAAAGTTTGGTCACATGGTTAGAGATTGCCATGGAAATCAACCTGTGCAGAAGGTGAATTATGCCAATCAGGTTGAAGTAACTGGAACATTGTTTTATGCATGCAATGTCGTGACAGGTACAATTCTTGGTATGTGGACAGTGGTTGTAGTAACCACATGA